The genomic DNA ATAACCTTCCAGCGCCATATAATGCGCGCCGTATTGGCTCATACCCACCCCATGGCCATAGCCGTAAACGGTGAATTCAAACCGTTCTTTAGAGGCGTTATATTCAACGTCAAAGCAGTGTGAGCGCAGCGCAAAGGACAACAATTTTTCACGTATGCTGCGGCCTGTGATGAGCTTAGTGCCGTAAGTTCCGCCCTGTGAGCGGGTTTCGCCGCCAATTTCAACTGTGCCGACATAACCGCCCGGGGCGTCGCGTTCAACGCTAATCCAATCCTCTGGGTCGCCGTCCAGCACAATACCATACACTTTTTCAACTTTTGCGGCAAAATCGTCCTCCGAGATGGTGTAGCTGCTTTGATAATAAGGCGATTTGCGGTCGGAGGCGCTTTTTACCGGGACAAGATAAGGCAACGCGCCGCCCCAAACTGCCTGAGAGCTGGTGGTGTAACCGCAGCTGGTCGAGTGGTAAACGGTGTTGGCGTAACGCCCATTATAATAAACGCCCACGCCCAAAACCGCGTCGACTGCATCTTCAACGGCGGAAGAGATGTTGCTGTTGAGCAACACGGATGGGGCGATTCCGGCGGCGTTATTATATTTGATCATGGTATAGGTGGCGACCACATGCGCCTTCAAGGCCTCAGGCGCAAGGTTGCCGCGCGTTTCGTTTTGAAGCACCTGGCAGACAAGGTCATATGCATTCATACGCCGAACGCTGCCGCCGTAGGTGTAAGAAAGCTTTTCATCAAAGGCGTCGTCGTGCGCGGACGGCGTATCGTCTGAACCGCGAGGTGGATCATCCTCCTCGTCATCCTCGCCTGTGTAAACATACACCGTTTCATCCTCTGATGACGATGATGGAGTCTCGGGTGCAGACGATGAGGCGGCCGGTACTGATGATGATGGTTCAGGTACGGATGAAGACACTTCAGGAGCAGACGATGATGCGACCGGTGTGGATGATGGTGCTTCCGCTTGGGATGATGACATCGCTGGTGTGGACGGAGATGATACTTCAGGTACCGATGATGCCGTTGGTGCAGATGCTTCAGATTCAGACGATGATAGATCCGCTTGGGATGATGGTGTGTCTTTCTCAGAAGACGATGCTTTCAGACGCCAGGGTGGTACCGTCCGGACTGGACCCAGAACGGTAAGCTGCTCAGAAGTGCCCGAAGCATTTGTCTGTTGTGCAGGGGTTTCGTTCTTCAATGTGCCCAGTAGTGCCGCAGCCGCACCAGCCAGCGCCATGACAGCCAGTACGCAGGCGATGGCAATGCACCCAACAATAGTCTTCTTACGCCCGTTTTTGCTTTGGCTGCGCACAGAGCGCGGCGGCTTTTTAGCCTGATGCCTTTTGTCTGGTGACTTAGCCTCGGGTGCTTTTGCGGATAATGGTAAAGATTCAGGTTCAGCTGCCTCAGTCGGCAATTGTTCCTCGGCGACAACTATGGGCGTTTGGTCAGGCGAATCAAACAGCGAGGTTAGCAGTGTTTTTAGCCGAAACAGCTGCGCAGGGTCGTCATATTCGTCAAACAGTAGCAGGGCGTGCTCGTGGTGAATGCAAAGGCAGGCGGGGAACAATCCGTCGCCTGCAAAAGAGCGGGCGCCCTGCGGCAGATTGCAGCAACGCGCGAACTCAGAAAAGACCAGATCCTGCTCGCGGCAGCGCTTTTCAATATAACCGGCCGCCGCCTTGGAGTGAACAAGCGGGCGTCCCAGTGCGTCTGCGGCAGCCTCGCGGGCAAAGCCGCCGTGCGACATGCCGCCGATTACCAGTACCAATTCGGCTTCGGAAAGCGCCGTGGCGATGGCCTGAGCCAGGCTCTGCCGGTCATTTTGGCAGATGATCTCCTGGGCTTTTAGCTGCATGGCGGCCAGCATCGCGTCTATGCTGCCACGCATTTCACGGCAGCTGTCGTTGGGCTCGATGATTGTCAGCCGCATGTGTCCCTCCCATTTTATATTTTTGAGTACACAGATTTAGATCGTCAGCTCGGTTGTTTCGTCTATCCATACCGCTTCGGTACCGGCCACCGCCGCTTCAATCAAACGCGCGCGATCTAACCCGCTTTCAGCCTCGATGACCCACTCCAGCTGTGGGCGGGTGCGGGGATGGCGCGGGGTGAAGACGGTGCAGCAATCCTCATAGGGGAGGATCGATGTCTCAAAGGTATCGATCTTGCGCGCAATCGTCACAATTTCTTCCTTGTCCATACCGATAACTGGGCGGAAGACCGGCAGTGTAGCAGATTGGTCGGTGCAGGCGATGGCCTGCATGGTCTGGCTGGCTACCTGTCCTAAACTTTCGCCAGTTATCAGTGCGCCACATCCGTACTTTTCACCAAGGTGCGAAGCCATTTCCATCATCAGGCGACGCATCACAATAGTGAAATATTCCTCAGGACACTTTTCACCAATCTCCTGCTGAAGCTCAGTGAATGGCACAACCAACAGGCGTACCCGTCCAGTGTAGGCCGACATCTTCTGACAGAGCATTTTAACCTTCAGCAATGCACGTTCGCTGGTGTAGGGCGGGCTCGCAAAATGGACCGCTATAATCTCCAGTCCGCGTTTCGCCATCATATAACCCGCGACGGGGGAGTCGATGCCGCCCGAGAGTAACAGTGCTGCTTTACCGGCGCTACCGATGGGCATGCCGCCTGCACCCATTTGCTGCCCGGCGTGCAGATAGGCTGCGCGGTCGCGCACCTCAGCCCAGACCACCAGATCGGGGTTGTGTACATCCACCCGCAGGTGGGGGTGACGCTCCAACAGATAGTGCCCTAGTTCGGTGCAAATTTCTGGCGACCCCATCGGAAAGGTCTTGTCCGATCGCTTGGCATTGACCTTAAAGGTTTTCACCGAAGCAAGCGCATCGTCTAGATAATCCGCCCCGGCGCGCATAGCATCAAAGCTTTTTTCGACTACGGCGCTGCGGCTGATGGCAGCGATGCCAAAAACGCGCGAAAGACGCAGATAAGCCTCGTCCATGTCGATGTCGTCGGTCATGGGCGTGACAGTGATGGTGGACTGTGCCTTGGTAACGGTAAACGCGCCGACAGGGGCAAGCCTACGGCGGATATTCTTCATCAAAATACTTTCAAATGTAGCGCGGTTGGTGCCCTTGAGCGCTAGCTCACCATATTTAAGCAGAACAATTTCCTTCATGGATGATCCTCTTTCTTTATCGGACTTAAGACTGCCGCAGCGATTGCATGGCAAGGCTAAGGACGTCGCAAAAGCGTGTAGCTTCTGGCGGGGTGTTGGTCTCGCACAGACTGATGCGCAATGCCGAATCAATTTCGCGCACACTTTTGCCCATGGCCGCCAGAACATGGCTTTTTGCGCCCTTTGAACAGGCCGAACCGCTCGAAACATAAATACCATGAGAGGCGAGAAAATGCAGCAGCGTTTCAGAACGGTAACCAACGGCTGAACAGTTTAATAAAAACGGCGAACAATTTTGGTTCGGAGAATTGACGATGACATTTGGCAGGGCGGACAGTCCTTCGATCAACGCATCCTTGGTTTGCTGCGCGTTGGTGCGGTTGTCATCCAGTCGGTCTACGGCATTTTTTGCCGCCAGCCCTAGCGCTGCAATCATAGGCACACTCTCTGTACCTGGCCGAAGACCGCGCTGTTGGCTTCCGCCGTAAAGCAGCGGCGTCACTCTGACTTTGTCGGCAAGATAAAGTGCACCGACTCCCTTAGGTGCATGAATTTTATGCCCGCTGAGCGTCAGCATATCCACCCCCAACGCCGAAACTGAAAAGGGGATTTTGCCGAACGCCTGCACCGCGTCGGTGTGCAGTAGGGCGTTGGGTGCTTTGAGACGTAGCTTTTTGGCTACTTCGGCCACAGGCTGGACAGTGCCCACCTCGTTGTTGACCAACATCATCGAGACAAGGATGGTACCCTCATTGCAGGCATCAAGCAACTTTTCAACGCTGATGCGGCCGTCTGACTCGGGTTGGATTTCGACCGTTTCAAAGCCGCGCCGGGAAAGTTCTCGCGCCGCAGCCAGTACTGAGGAATGCTCAACCGACGTGGTGACGATACGGTTACCACGCCGCTTTTTGGCGTCTGATCCACCAAACAGTGCCAAGTTGTTGGCCTCTGTTCCGCCAGAAGTAAAAAGCACCTGCCCACCTTTGGCACCCAGTGCCGATAGCAGCTGCTTTTGCGCACGCTCCATCAACAGCTGCGCCTGTACGCCCCGGGTGTGCAGTGACGACGGGTTGCCGTAGTCCTCGCGCATCACCTGCGCCATCAGGGACACCACGCCCTCATCCACCCGCGTCGTTGCGGCATTATCAAAATAGATTTCGTTCATGGGAATGCTCCCCTTACAAACAATTTAAAGATCCATAATTCTATTATTATACCTTAAAAACAGCCTTTTTTCAACCGCCAGAGATATTTACACCACTGAGATCAAACATAGGGATGAACGCACTGTCGGCTGCGGAACCATCCTGAATATAGCAGTGGGTGATGCCAAGCTCAGCCGCGTAATCGACCAGCGCATCGTAGTGGCGCGGATTCACACGGCGGGTCAGCTCAGGGCAACGCGCGCTAAATTCACTGCTGGGGTTGTCCGGTGGGGTGT from Oscillospiraceae bacterium MB24-C1 includes the following:
- a CDS encoding SpoIID/LytB domain-containing protein is translated as MRLTIIEPNDSCREMRGSIDAMLAAMQLKAQEIICQNDRQSLAQAIATALSEAELVLVIGGMSHGGFAREAAADALGRPLVHSKAAAGYIEKRCREQDLVFSEFARCCNLPQGARSFAGDGLFPACLCIHHEHALLLFDEYDDPAQLFRLKTLLTSLFDSPDQTPIVVAEEQLPTEAAEPESLPLSAKAPEAKSPDKRHQAKKPPRSVRSQSKNGRKKTIVGCIAIACVLAVMALAGAAAALLGTLKNETPAQQTNASGTSEQLTVLGPVRTVPPWRLKASSSEKDTPSSQADLSSSESEASAPTASSVPEVSSPSTPAMSSSQAEAPSSTPVASSSAPEVSSSVPEPSSSVPAASSSAPETPSSSSEDETVYVYTGEDDEEDDPPRGSDDTPSAHDDAFDEKLSYTYGGSVRRMNAYDLVCQVLQNETRGNLAPEALKAHVVATYTMIKYNNAAGIAPSVLLNSNISSAVEDAVDAVLGVGVYYNGRYANTVYHSTSCGYTTSSQAVWGGALPYLVPVKSASDRKSPYYQSSYTISEDDFAAKVEKVYGIVLDGDPEDWISVERDAPGGYVGTVEIGGETRSQGGTYGTKLITGRSIREKLLSFALRSHCFDVEYNASKERFEFTVYGYGHGVGMSQYGAHYMALEGYDYVEILEHYYTDTEIY
- the thiI gene encoding tRNA uracil 4-sulfurtransferase ThiI gives rise to the protein MKEIVLLKYGELALKGTNRATFESILMKNIRRRLAPVGAFTVTKAQSTITVTPMTDDIDMDEAYLRLSRVFGIAAISRSAVVEKSFDAMRAGADYLDDALASVKTFKVNAKRSDKTFPMGSPEICTELGHYLLERHPHLRVDVHNPDLVVWAEVRDRAAYLHAGQQMGAGGMPIGSAGKAALLLSGGIDSPVAGYMMAKRGLEIIAVHFASPPYTSERALLKVKMLCQKMSAYTGRVRLLVVPFTELQQEIGEKCPEEYFTIVMRRLMMEMASHLGEKYGCGALITGESLGQVASQTMQAIACTDQSATLPVFRPVIGMDKEEIVTIARKIDTFETSILPYEDCCTVFTPRHPRTRPQLEWVIEAESGLDRARLIEAAVAGTEAVWIDETTELTI
- a CDS encoding cysteine desulfurase family protein, which codes for MNEIYFDNAATTRVDEGVVSLMAQVMREDYGNPSSLHTRGVQAQLLMERAQKQLLSALGAKGGQVLFTSGGTEANNLALFGGSDAKKRRGNRIVTTSVEHSSVLAAARELSRRGFETVEIQPESDGRISVEKLLDACNEGTILVSMMLVNNEVGTVQPVAEVAKKLRLKAPNALLHTDAVQAFGKIPFSVSALGVDMLTLSGHKIHAPKGVGALYLADKVRVTPLLYGGSQQRGLRPGTESVPMIAALGLAAKNAVDRLDDNRTNAQQTKDALIEGLSALPNVIVNSPNQNCSPFLLNCSAVGYRSETLLHFLASHGIYVSSGSACSKGAKSHVLAAMGKSVREIDSALRISLCETNTPPEATRFCDVLSLAMQSLRQS